Genomic segment of candidate division WOR-3 bacterium:
GAATAAAAGAGTATTCTTTGGAAACTCAGGTGCTGAGGCAGTGGAATGTGCAATGAAACTTGCACGGTATCATACGCGTAGGCCAAGATATATTGCATTCACCGGTGCTTTCCATGGCAGGACCTATGGTGCCTTATCACTTACTTCTTCAAAAGCAGGTCAAAGAAGATTTTTCGGACCGCTCCTTCCTGATGTCACCCATGTTCCTTACGCATATTGTTATCGTTGTCCCTTCAATCTTTCTTATCCTAAATGCAATCTTGAGTGTGTAAGATATATTGAAGAGGTTGTTTTTAAGAAAATAGCACCACCCGAAGAAGTTGCGGCAATTTTCGTTGAACCAATACAGGGCGAAGGCGGATATGTCGTTCCACCGGATAGCTTCCTACCTGCACTCAGAAAACTGTGTAGTGATTATGATATAATTCTTGTTGATGATGAAGTCCAGGCAGGTATGGGCAGAACTGGCAAGATGTTTGCAATAGAACACTTTAATACGAAGGCAGATATGTATTGTATTGCCAAGGGTATTGCATCTGGATTGCCGCTCGGTGTCTGTGTTGCCAATAGCGGTCTGATGGATTGGCCACCCGGTGCCCATGCCTCAACATTCGGTGGCAATCCTGTATCCTGCGCCTCGGCATTAAAGACAATTGAATTGTTAGAAAACGGATTGGTTGACAATGCGGCAAAACTCGGCGAGATTGCAATAAAGAGATTGAATGGATTAAAAGACCGCTATGAATTTATTGGCGATGTCCGGGGAAAAGGATTGATGATTGGAATTGAATTGGTTGCGGACAGAAAGACCAAAACACCTATAAAAGACAAAAGAGACGGGGTTGTTTATGAAGCATTCAAACAGGGTTTATTGATCCTCGGTGCAGGAGAAACAGCAATAAGAATCATTCCACCACTGGTGATAAACGAAGAAGAACTCCATACCGGACTTGATATACTTGAAATTGTGATAAAAAAGGTATTCAAGGCTTAATAATTTGTAAAATGTAGTAGCAGAGTTCACTCTGCAAAATAAAAAAGGGGACTGAAGAGTCCCCTTTTTCAATCTTCAAAGCAATCTTATGGATTTCTATACAATCCAAACTGGCATTCCGCTGTATCGGTCCGTGTGCCATAATAATCATCATAAGCAACAAAAGAGATCTTTGCCTTCGCCTCATATAAATTATTGTTAACCAGATAAATCAGCACCGTATCAACAGGTAAAGGCACACCTTCAAGAATTGATGTATCAACGACAGCAGGATCAACAATTCCTTTTACCTTCATATAAACCGGAACTTCAAAAGGACCGAAGAATCGCACATCGTCTTTCGTGTAATATTCCCACAGCACCTTCTCTACCGTGCAATCAACTGAGTTTTTTGCTACGAAGTGTATCTCTTCAATACTCACAATACCACCCCCGTCCACTGGAG
This window contains:
- a CDS encoding acetyl ornithine aminotransferase family protein; amino-acid sequence: MKKPKIITELPGPKAREFLRRDSKFISPSYTRAYPAVIEKGSGVWVTDVDGNEFLDFSSGIAVLATGHCHPEIVKAIKEQSEKLLHMSGTDFYYPYQIELAEKLAEIIPGGKNKRVFFGNSGAEAVECAMKLARYHTRRPRYIAFTGAFHGRTYGALSLTSSKAGQRRFFGPLLPDVTHVPYAYCYRCPFNLSYPKCNLECVRYIEEVVFKKIAPPEEVAAIFVEPIQGEGGYVVPPDSFLPALRKLCSDYDIILVDDEVQAGMGRTGKMFAIEHFNTKADMYCIAKGIASGLPLGVCVANSGLMDWPPGAHASTFGGNPVSCASALKTIELLENGLVDNAAKLGEIAIKRLNGLKDRYEFIGDVRGKGLMIGIELVADRKTKTPIKDKRDGVVYEAFKQGLLILGAGETAIRIIPPLVINEEELHTGLDILEIVIKKVFKA